The genomic interval GCTCCTTTGCTGTTTAAATTCAATGGGTAGTAACCAATATATTGGTTCATTCCGTGCATAATTGTGTCAAGTAGAAATTACTTGCTTCAAATAAAAGACTAttatcatttttttagtttgcTGCTATGGAATGTACTCGATCATTCAGCTATCTTATCATTCTTATGAGACATGATTATATGTGTGCACATAAATGAGGTAAATCAGTACTAACCTCCATCGCGTACAGCCTTCACTGTGAGAACTCCTGTGCCTTTTGGTCCATGCACAGGAAATTTGCAAGATACAGATTGCCTCTTATGAGCTACACCAAGCTGTGCATTGTACCATGGGCCCTTCACAACAGGTTCCCCTAGAGCATCTCGCATGGTTGGGTCCTTACTGACTTTCTCCATGGCCTTGCTGTAAATTTTTCAACAAACGGGTTGGAATGtaacatatttccacataCTAAAGAGATACTAAAATGCTTGGGGTCATTCCTTGACCTCTGAACTCTCTAAACACCTTCCTCTACAAAAAAAGTGTTCATGTCTCCCTCCACCTCCCTCATTTTTCTCACGTATTACAACCAATTCCTCACCAAACTTAGCTAGGAACCTAAAATAGAGGAAGCAGCTTTTGGCTAGATTCTTTTCTATAAAACAGTTTGTAATCTCTGTGTTTTATAATGAACAATATAATGGTAGTATTTGATATTTCTACAATGTATTGTTAAGAATATATTGCTAGACATCAGAGATGCTGATTGAACAGCTCTACTGGTAATACATTTGGTCCAAACTAGTGGCACACGACAAATTAAgatcaaattttcaatcaaGAGCTTAAATTCTAAGCTAGAGTAGAACAGCTTTTCAATTTGGGGTCTAAGCATAGAGCAGCTGTAAAGACTACATAATCTAACCATCCAAGCCTCCCTCCAACACTTCCTAAATACAACAGCAACCGAAAGATGTTGTTTTTTGAAATTACCTAAAGCAGCTATCTAAAACCctatttcattaaaaaaaaaatctgtcaTAATGTTCAAGACATACCTGCTACAGCTCTGATAAATAATAAGATCATCAAGAGCACTCAAAGCCACGCCACCAGTAATAGTAATCAAGAGATAATTCACAGCCTTGCGGCCAAACCACTTGGTCTGCCCTTCATCCACAGTCTTCGCCGAAGCAGCTACACTGCAGTAAAGCCATCCCAATCACTCACATATCAAAATCACCATCAATTCCACACTCATTGCAACAAGAGGTGCATTCAGTCTCAAAAAACCAAAAAGGGTCTCATTCAGAATCACAAAATACAACTACTCATGTATCATATACAAACCTCACTAACACTCCAAGCATAACTAGTGTAACTAAAGTCAATACACAGACATTAGGATCCAAAACTAGTTAAAGTTCGAAACTTTAGTCCATAACAGTATCAGAGAACTGATCAAACACACACCCAGATAGGAATTAATGTTAAATAACATAGCCATGCTAATATAACTGCTATTGCAGCTAATTGTTGCTTGGCGAATGAATCTTGCACACAATTTTAAACATGGGATCAGAATTCTCGGAAGAAAAGAATACCTGGAAAACTGTGGAGCTGAGGAGCTCTTCAAGAACGAGACAGCCCTCCTCGCCAGCATTTCGCCGAGTCTCTTTTCTCTGGGTTTTGCGGTGATGTGGTGCGCTTTGCTTCCAAGCAATCACCCTCTGAACCCAGTCGTCCCCCTTTTGCACCAGTAGAGAAGATGGGTCTGGTCTTCCACCGACACTGATAaaatgggccgggtcgggtctgAGATATAAAATTAAGggctttttgtttttgtttttgtttttttagctTTTATCGAGGAAGATCTTTCCTGTTGGATGTTTAAGCCTGCTGGTATGTGAACACcatttgtaacgaccctaaaatttcgaggctaaaaacttaaaattttaaaatcgttagaacaccaaacaatctcaatgaaatcgaaattatttaaaatgcacagcggatcattattgagttctcaatacaactcagaaaaccaattattacaacccaaatttataattcaacattacataagatggaaatgtaataatcctcacaatctctcacaaaactcacaataaattcacaccaattctcacactcaaatccacgctagaaacctcaccacaagcaggatacgaaagacttcgagtctccggagtcgtctctcGATCTCTAtaaatcaacacctgcggaattatcccctacactatcgaattggtgcaccgggatttgtaaacacaaacccggtaagcttatagctcgtgtgagtaaaatgaaaatataattcgcatatcaatatatacgacaaTCACAaaccaacaaatataaatgctctcatgagtcaatggacagcccatctggttgtcccaaaaacaatatatgaaatggaagtgctcatgagaaatcgggcaacccttctggttacccaaaaacatttataatacaggtactaatgaacgctggtacacatctgttacccctcacgtagtacaccgctgatattggatagccacccgctacccaacatccaaaataatctgagtacccatgagcagataaccacccgttacctcacatgcagtactaaggcagacagactagagctctaactgtatcgtaactttagcccggccaaaggctaggttccgacttgccaaacacgtacaataatctcacttcatattgtaccaaaaatcaagtctgaagacaaatcacattttaacaatctccatgttaaaatcacgtacaataatctcacatcatattgtacaaatcaaaatcacatgctcgataaaatcttgtcatcaaaatgacatcatcacaataaaaatcataacagtatattatatagcaaactatatacatatgtttttatttaccatttatacaatatatatatataatccatatcttatacatgttataattttataaacacgtccgaagacaaaacgtttaacaaactccatattaAAATCTCATGCTCGAcatcgaaatgacctatttcagatgaattcataacagtatataatatagcaaactatatatatatgtacttattaccatttatacaatatatatataacccactatattgtatacatgtcgtatttcaatatttaaaactcttgtaaaaatcttggaatcaccgcaagggtagattcgtaaatatgtgagattttactcatctTATCGACTCGaacgtaattccacaatttccgaagataattcctttccttgatttatcgatcaccttgaaaagaaaagaaaagaaaagaatttagaaacatttcgtaaacctttaaatgccgaaacagtaatattcggttactgttcagcaattttcggtttttacgaattcactgttcacggttactattcactgtttaATGTTttctattcacgtatttactatttatgtattactgtacaagtACATATCtaatacgtatctctgtattaatacatactgtttatgtatttctgtacgtataaatactattcaaatgtacgtactgtctcagtaaataataattaccgaattacccttctaaaattactttttacctttactaaaagtaatttatatttataattaccgtacgtaaataaaatttacatttacctacgtaaataaaatttacatttacctacgtaaataaaatttacatttacatttaccatacgtaaataaattacaaaattacccttccggaaacactgttcacgccaccgcacgtggcggcacgtggggtgcacgcgccacctccggcaggtcgcgcgtggcgctcatgCGCCACTCATTGTGGCAgggcgtggggcacacgcgccgatgccaaacacggcgcgtatcacgccaccgccgccccaaaactctcCCTCATCTCCTCCTCTTCATTCCTACAGTTGCAGACCACCTCCTACACCTCCCACGAtcctccacgcgccgcctaaggcggcggcatctTCCCCAAATCCATTCTCATCTGATCCCTCCaaattgaaaccaaaccaccacaaatcaacaacaaGGCATTACAACAACCTAATTAAGCTAACTCTCACCTCAATCACGCCTTTGAATCGTCGGATCGTCGCCGGAGAGCTCGAGAAGTCGTCGGTGGAATCGCAGGATCTTGGTGtcgttggtggagctccggtGCTGCGTGCTTGGGCGTGTTGACCTCGGGGTCGACTAAGAAGGGCCGCGCGGTGCTCCAgggaccggcggtgagggaAACGGCGGCTTGGAGACGGAGGTCGTGGTGCGAAGCAGAGGAaggctcggggagagagaaggaggtctCGGTGGCGAGCTAGCACGTCGCAAGCTCGGGGGTTGGAGAGGAAGGTCGCGCGATCCTTCTGGGCACGGCGGTGAGGGTCACGTCTCCTTGTGAAGGGAGATTGGTGGTGAGGCcgagaggaagagggagagagttcggggaggaagagagagagaagagagggaggcggagagaagagagagagaagggtttcctgaaatggaaaccataatcacaaaaatacccttttatactcgttttcaaaatcggaaactaacttccgacgttaataactttcacctccgacgtccgattagaac from Argentina anserina chromosome 2, drPotAnse1.1, whole genome shotgun sequence carries:
- the LOC126783500 gene encoding uncharacterized protein LOC126783500, yielding MLARRAVSFLKSSSAPQFSSVAASAKTVDEGQTKWFGRKAVNYLLITITGGVALSALDDLIIYQSCSSKAMEKVSKDPTMRDALGEPVVKGPWYNAQLGVAHKRQSVSCKFPVHGPKGTGVLTVKAVRDGDDSWLSYLISRNWDILIMDALLHIPENEEKKQTIRITIPEPACTAPSCTGPSCSTQETQNTEKK